Proteins found in one Thermoanaerobaculia bacterium genomic segment:
- a CDS encoding tetratricopeptide repeat protein: protein MRKLIRSVAAMLAGAALFAALSYAAAPRNLGRAIEVQRALVAERPTDSSAENDLGNLLVLADDMEGAEQAYRRALELDETNASAHFNLGLLLQQQGERKQALKEFERTLELDPRHAWAQYQIGTILHAQGSESAARKAYAKALALDPDLGNPRVNPHLIDNELATAAMLYAYHHYRDELLPAKEYEEPARIAGVLIDRPAGGTQAGEAGVEAASGAAGGFVRGPETAGASGEAVAEGLPTEKVEPPDDDPTADSESRTLSNKDLDPSRASNQIVGGGVPARAGAAGRTTGGQITSGNRGRTRDAQPTPLRPTLRGPTGSGSAPLAPVPPTTFQPTGDSTGMIEVRLVEIDEWS, encoded by the coding sequence TTGCGCAAGCTCATCCGTTCCGTCGCCGCCATGCTCGCCGGCGCCGCGCTCTTCGCCGCTCTCTCGTACGCTGCGGCGCCCAGGAACCTCGGTCGCGCCATCGAGGTGCAGCGCGCGCTCGTCGCCGAGCGGCCGACGGACTCTTCGGCCGAGAACGACCTCGGGAACCTCCTCGTCCTGGCCGACGACATGGAGGGCGCCGAGCAGGCCTACCGCCGGGCTCTCGAGCTCGACGAGACGAACGCCTCGGCGCACTTCAACCTGGGCCTCCTCCTGCAACAGCAGGGCGAGCGCAAGCAGGCGCTGAAGGAGTTCGAGCGCACCCTCGAGCTCGATCCGCGCCACGCCTGGGCGCAGTACCAGATCGGTACGATCCTCCACGCCCAGGGTAGCGAATCCGCGGCGCGCAAGGCCTACGCCAAGGCGCTCGCGCTCGATCCGGACCTGGGCAACCCGCGGGTCAATCCGCACCTGATCGACAACGAGCTCGCGACGGCAGCGATGCTCTACGCCTACCACCACTATCGCGATGAGCTCCTGCCCGCGAAGGAGTACGAGGAGCCGGCGCGCATCGCCGGCGTGCTGATCGATCGGCCCGCGGGCGGCACCCAAGCGGGCGAGGCGGGCGTCGAGGCCGCAAGCGGCGCTGCGGGCGGATTCGTGCGCGGCCCCGAGACCGCCGGCGCGAGCGGCGAGGCGGTCGCCGAGGGCCTGCCGACGGAGAAGGTCGAGCCGCCGGACGACGATCCGACCGCGGACTCCGAGTCGCGGACGCTGTCGAACAAGGATCTCGACCCGTCCCGCGCCTCGAACCAGATCGTCGGTGGCGGCGTGCCGGCGCGAGCCGGCGCCGCCGGCCGCACCACCGGCGGCCAGATCACCTCCGGCAACCGCGGCCGCACCCGCGACGCCCAGCCGACCCCCCTGCGCCCCACCCTGCGCGGCCCGACGGGCAGCGGCTCGGCGCCGCTCGCGCCCGTGCCGCCCACCACCTTCCAGCCGACCGGCGACAGCACCGGCATGATCGAAGTCCGCCTGGTCGAAATCGACGAGTGGAGCTGA
- the ychF gene encoding redox-regulated ATPase YchF yields the protein MQLGILGLQKVGKTTLFNTLTASREATGKFLASDATHIGIAKVPDPRLATLRDLFNPKKYTPATVEYVDIPGISKGEGAESLDLAKLKTVDALIHVVRAFEDPEIAHSEGSVDPLRDVHTLDLELILSDHSLIERRLDRLEKAAKRGGAPEEERERKLLKEIVLPALEAERPVRTLRLDPDDERLLRGYQLLTAKPMLVVLNVGEPQVATAAPSDFGIDVAKHPAIVVSAPIEEEISRLTAAEQKEFLGDLGLTEPSLDRVLRASFDLLGRIAFFTVGEDEVRAWTIRRGTHAKEAAGTIHSDIERGFIRAEVVACQALLEHKTLAHCRDKGLLRLEGKEYIVADGDVINFRFNV from the coding sequence ATGCAGCTCGGAATCCTCGGTCTCCAGAAAGTCGGCAAGACGACCCTCTTCAACACACTCACCGCCTCGCGCGAGGCGACGGGCAAGTTCCTCGCCTCGGACGCCACCCACATCGGCATCGCCAAGGTGCCCGACCCGCGGCTCGCGACGCTCCGTGACCTGTTCAATCCGAAGAAGTACACGCCAGCGACGGTCGAGTACGTCGACATCCCGGGCATCTCGAAGGGCGAGGGGGCGGAGAGCCTCGACCTCGCGAAGCTGAAGACGGTGGACGCGCTGATCCACGTCGTGCGCGCCTTCGAAGACCCGGAGATCGCGCACTCGGAAGGCAGCGTCGATCCACTGCGCGACGTGCACACGCTCGACCTCGAGCTCATCCTCTCGGACCATTCGCTGATCGAGCGCCGCCTCGACCGTCTCGAGAAGGCCGCCAAGCGCGGCGGCGCGCCCGAGGAGGAGCGCGAGAGGAAGCTCCTCAAGGAGATCGTCCTGCCGGCGCTCGAGGCGGAGCGCCCGGTGCGCACGCTCCGCCTCGACCCCGACGACGAGCGGCTGCTGCGCGGTTACCAGCTGCTCACGGCGAAGCCGATGCTGGTGGTGCTGAACGTCGGCGAGCCGCAAGTCGCGACGGCGGCGCCGAGCGATTTCGGCATCGACGTGGCGAAGCATCCGGCGATCGTCGTCTCGGCGCCGATCGAGGAGGAGATCTCGCGCCTCACCGCCGCCGAGCAGAAGGAGTTTCTCGGCGACCTCGGCCTCACCGAGCCGTCGCTCGACCGCGTCCTGCGCGCGAGCTTCGATCTCCTGGGAAGAATCGCCTTCTTCACCGTCGGCGAGGACGAGGTCCGCGCCTGGACGATCCGCCGCGGCACCCACGCCAAGGAGGCCGCCGGCACCATCCACTCCGACATCGAACGCGGCTTCATCCGCGCCGAAGTCGTCGCCTGCCAGGCCCTCCTCGAACACAAGACCCTCGCCCACTGCCGCGACAAAGGCCTGCTCCGCCTCGAAGGCAAGGAGTACATCGTCGCCGACGGCGACGTCATCAACTTCCGGTTCAACGTGTAG